A part of Geothrix oryzae genomic DNA contains:
- a CDS encoding 5'-nucleotidase C-terminal domain-containing protein, translating into MKPDPGRALLILSLLSLPLAAQPPSVKTEVIPITEAIPEDADIQKVIAPLAAEIKASFGLPLVEAPQGLFRGRRGEENLLGYWVSDVMRRAAQPLVGAPVPFAITNAGGLRANLRPGQLKVGDIFELMPFENEMVVIELTGAEVIQVVKEGLLRRGGEPCSGVKAKVEGPPEQAVLTVTWEDGRPIDPEATVKVATTDYLYGGGDSIPTLKKGRKPFTTGVTLRQMLLDECTALGKAKKELVSPAPGRYGIPVPIQEAIRDKKLKL; encoded by the coding sequence GTGAAGCCTGATCCCGGCCGTGCCCTCCTCATCCTGTCCCTGCTTTCCCTTCCGCTGGCGGCACAGCCCCCCAGCGTGAAGACCGAGGTCATCCCCATCACCGAGGCGATTCCGGAGGATGCCGACATCCAGAAGGTCATCGCCCCCCTGGCGGCGGAGATCAAGGCCAGCTTCGGCCTGCCGCTGGTGGAGGCCCCCCAGGGTCTTTTCCGCGGGCGCCGCGGCGAGGAGAACCTGCTGGGCTACTGGGTTTCGGATGTCATGCGCCGCGCCGCCCAGCCCCTCGTGGGCGCGCCGGTCCCGTTCGCGATCACCAATGCCGGGGGCCTGCGCGCCAACCTGCGGCCGGGACAGCTCAAGGTGGGCGACATCTTCGAGCTGATGCCCTTCGAGAACGAGATGGTGGTGATCGAACTCACGGGCGCCGAGGTGATCCAGGTCGTGAAGGAGGGCCTGCTCCGCCGCGGCGGCGAGCCCTGCTCTGGCGTGAAGGCGAAGGTCGAAGGTCCCCCCGAGCAGGCCGTCCTCACCGTCACCTGGGAGGACGGCCGTCCCATCGATCCGGAGGCCACGGTCAAGGTGGCCACCACGGACTACCTTTACGGCGGAGGCGATTCCATCCCCACGCTGAAGAAAGGACGCAAACCGTTCACCACGGGCGTCACGCTCCGGCAGATGCTGCTCGACGAGTGCACGGCCCTGGGCAAGGCGAAAAAGGAGCTCGTTTCCCCGGCCCCGGGCCGCTATGGGATCCCGGTTCCGATCCAGGAAGCCATCCGCGACAAGAAGTTGAAGCTGTAG
- a CDS encoding anthranilate synthase component II, translating to MILLIDALDSFTYNLVQAFETLGMPVRVVRHDAIGLEEAKALRPEAVVLSPGPGHPTESPAHMALAGSDWDIPLLGVCLGHQALAAATGGRVIRALEPLHGEATPLEHEGTGLFLGLAPDLPVGRYHSLIAEPASLPSCWRVTGRSPGGEIMAMAHRQLPRWGVQFHPESILTPDGPAMLANFLRMAKESR from the coding sequence ATGATCCTCCTGATTGATGCCCTGGATTCCTTCACCTACAACCTGGTGCAGGCCTTCGAGACGCTGGGGATGCCGGTGCGCGTGGTGCGGCACGACGCCATCGGCCTCGAGGAGGCCAAGGCCCTCCGGCCCGAGGCCGTGGTGCTGTCGCCGGGGCCGGGCCACCCCACGGAAAGCCCCGCCCACATGGCCCTGGCGGGCTCGGATTGGGACATCCCGCTGCTGGGCGTCTGCCTGGGGCATCAGGCCCTGGCGGCGGCCACGGGGGGCCGGGTCATCCGCGCCCTCGAGCCCCTGCACGGCGAGGCCACGCCCCTGGAGCACGAGGGCACCGGCCTCTTCCTGGGGCTGGCGCCGGACCTGCCCGTGGGCCGCTACCACAGCCTCATCGCCGAGCCGGCCTCGCTGCCCTCCTGCTGGCGCGTGACGGGCCGCAGCCCCGGCGGCGAAATCATGGCCATGGCCCACCGCCAGCTGCCCCGCTGGGGCGTGCAGTTCCACCCCGAAAGCATCCTCACGCCGGACGGCCCGGCCATGCTCGCCAACTTCCTCCGGATGGCCAAGGAATCCCGATGA
- the trpD gene encoding anthranilate phosphoribosyltransferase produces MTLLTTHNPIRPLPEATASELMRIFIDQDTDALLVGACLALLAQRVPEAHELAAFAGALSEVAVPFPALPEGALDTCGTGGDGASTANLSTLAALLLAHLGVPIVKHGNRAATSVCGSADLLEALGYDLARASADLSQDLQAHSFAFLFAPAYHPLLGRLREIRRRLGIPTIFNLLGPLLNPANPPLQLLGVAREELLAPMAGALAQRPTLRRAFVIHGKDAEGKGLDEASIEGPTTVQSVVDGRVQALQVLVPRELGIGQPPRHALRVADRAEALAVARGIFGGAGHADFRPAVADAVALQAGLGLQLHRNQGLEGLPRAYQETRAALDRGFALPFPTPGATPDSAAGVQP; encoded by the coding sequence ATGACCCTGCTCACCACCCACAATCCCATCCGCCCGTTGCCCGAGGCCACGGCCTCGGAGCTCATGCGCATCTTCATCGACCAGGACACGGACGCCCTGCTGGTGGGGGCCTGCCTGGCCCTCCTGGCCCAGCGGGTGCCCGAAGCCCACGAGCTGGCGGCCTTCGCCGGGGCCCTCTCCGAAGTGGCCGTGCCGTTCCCGGCTCTGCCCGAAGGGGCGCTCGACACCTGCGGCACCGGCGGCGACGGGGCCTCCACCGCCAACCTCAGCACCCTGGCGGCCCTGCTGCTGGCGCACCTCGGTGTCCCCATCGTCAAGCACGGCAACCGCGCCGCCACCAGCGTCTGCGGCAGCGCCGACCTGCTGGAGGCCCTGGGCTACGACCTGGCCCGGGCCAGCGCCGACCTGTCGCAGGACCTGCAGGCCCACAGCTTCGCCTTCCTCTTCGCGCCGGCCTACCACCCGCTTCTGGGGCGCCTGCGGGAGATCCGCCGCCGGTTGGGGATTCCCACCATCTTCAATCTGCTGGGCCCGTTGCTGAATCCTGCGAACCCGCCCCTGCAGCTGCTGGGCGTGGCCCGCGAGGAACTGCTGGCCCCCATGGCCGGGGCCCTGGCGCAGCGGCCGACCCTGCGGCGGGCCTTCGTGATCCACGGCAAGGATGCCGAGGGGAAGGGGCTGGATGAAGCCTCCATCGAAGGGCCCACCACGGTCCAGTCGGTGGTGGACGGGCGGGTCCAGGCCCTCCAGGTGCTGGTGCCCCGGGAGTTGGGCATCGGCCAACCGCCGCGCCATGCCCTGCGCGTCGCGGACCGGGCCGAGGCCCTCGCCGTGGCCCGGGGCATCTTCGGCGGGGCGGGTCACGCGGACTTCAGACCTGCCGTGGCGGACGCAGTGGCCCTGCAGGCGGGACTCGGCCTGCAGCTCCATCGGAATCAGGGGCTCGAGGGCCTGCCCCGGGCCTATCAGGAGACCCGGGCTGCCCTGGACCGCGGGTTCGCACTGCCATTCCCGACCCCGGGCGCCACCCCGGACTCTGCCGCGGGGGTGCAGCCATGA
- a CDS encoding anthranilate synthase component I family protein — MHLIRHPFPADLLTPLAAYLALRPVGASLLLESCDQGERVGRHSFVLLEGPAECRLIPPARGWTEALRGLAGAPPSGAIHDPGAELPALREPLPIGIGCAGYLGFEAMGAQEPTLPLPVRDGLGLPGLWVKRFDAALVFDHLHQVAELQTVDADAEAGFRRLRELRARLLAGVRDPGPGTSHPRAQALTDRETYERAVTQAQERILDGDIYQLVPSQRFRVEDPPPPLEAYRRLRRLNPSPYGFLLEWGNFALVGASPEMLVRVQDGEAETLPIAGTVPRGANAEEDASRFEALKRDPKELAEHQMLVDLARNDLGRVAVPGGVRVEKPLALQRTSHVLHLTTTVKAKLRAGVDALDVLAAAFPAGTVSGAPKLRACQRIAELEGEVRGPYGGVLLRLGTDGILDTALILRTAVYAGGAAYLQAGAGVVRASKPESEYFETLHKLGAVAQALGVQLPGASR, encoded by the coding sequence ATGCACCTGATCCGCCATCCCTTTCCCGCCGATCTGCTGACGCCCCTGGCCGCCTACCTGGCCCTGCGGCCGGTCGGAGCCAGCCTCCTGTTGGAGTCCTGCGATCAGGGCGAACGGGTGGGCCGCCACAGCTTCGTGCTGCTGGAAGGTCCGGCGGAATGCCGCCTGATCCCTCCCGCCCGGGGTTGGACCGAGGCCCTGCGGGGGCTGGCCGGAGCCCCGCCGTCCGGGGCCATCCATGATCCGGGCGCCGAGCTCCCCGCGCTCCGGGAGCCCCTGCCCATCGGCATCGGGTGCGCGGGCTATCTCGGTTTCGAGGCCATGGGCGCCCAGGAGCCCACCCTTCCGCTGCCCGTCCGGGACGGGCTGGGCTTGCCGGGCCTCTGGGTGAAGCGCTTCGACGCGGCCCTGGTCTTCGACCACCTGCACCAGGTGGCCGAGCTTCAGACCGTGGATGCCGACGCCGAGGCCGGTTTCCGGCGCCTGCGGGAGCTGCGGGCCCGGCTGCTGGCGGGCGTGCGCGATCCGGGACCCGGCACCTCCCACCCGAGGGCCCAGGCCCTGACGGACCGCGAAACCTACGAACGCGCGGTGACTCAGGCCCAGGAGCGCATTCTCGATGGCGACATCTACCAGCTGGTGCCCAGCCAGCGCTTCCGTGTGGAGGATCCGCCGCCTCCCCTGGAGGCCTACCGCCGCCTGCGCCGATTGAATCCGAGCCCCTATGGCTTCCTGCTTGAATGGGGGAATTTCGCCCTGGTGGGCGCCTCCCCGGAGATGCTGGTGCGGGTGCAGGACGGCGAGGCCGAGACCCTGCCCATCGCCGGCACAGTGCCCAGAGGCGCCAACGCCGAGGAGGACGCCTCCCGCTTCGAGGCCCTGAAGCGGGATCCGAAGGAGTTGGCCGAGCACCAGATGCTGGTGGACCTGGCCCGCAACGACCTGGGCCGCGTGGCCGTGCCCGGCGGGGTCCGGGTGGAGAAGCCCCTGGCCCTCCAGCGCACCAGCCATGTCCTGCACCTCACCACCACGGTGAAGGCGAAGTTGCGGGCGGGCGTGGATGCCCTGGATGTGCTGGCGGCGGCCTTCCCCGCGGGCACCGTGAGCGGCGCTCCCAAACTCCGGGCCTGCCAGCGCATCGCGGAGCTGGAAGGCGAGGTCCGCGGACCCTACGGCGGCGTCCTGCTGCGGCTGGGGACGGACGGGATCCTGGACACGGCCCTCATCCTCCGCACGGCGGTCTACGCCGGGGGAGCCGCCTACCTCCAGGCCGGGGCCGGCGTGGTGCGGGCCTCGAAACCGGAATCCGAATACTTCGAGACCCTGCACAAGCTGGGCGCTGTCGCCCAGGCCCTCGGGGTCCAGCTGCCCGGAGCCTCGCGATGA
- a CDS encoding YigZ family protein: MRRLNEVVSHRFREKASVFLTELHPTREAAGRAAVLAALRKRDFDATHHCSAWREGVPVSAFGADDDGEPSGTAGRPMLAVLEGAEATDLLAVCIRWYGGTKLGTGGLVRAYTEGVQGALAAADAAGCWEEVRVLRTGEIRVPAAQAHLPFALLGAFPAALVLEQTFEGEGAVVRFECPPDLVPALDHAWQERSRGGTIAWV, encoded by the coding sequence ATGCGTCGGTTGAACGAAGTCGTGAGTCACCGTTTCCGCGAGAAGGCCTCGGTCTTCCTCACGGAGCTGCACCCGACCCGGGAGGCGGCCGGACGGGCGGCAGTGCTGGCGGCCCTCAGGAAGCGCGACTTCGACGCCACCCACCACTGCAGCGCCTGGCGCGAGGGCGTTCCCGTGTCGGCCTTCGGCGCCGATGACGACGGCGAACCGTCCGGAACGGCCGGGCGGCCCATGCTGGCGGTGCTGGAGGGGGCGGAGGCCACCGATCTCCTGGCCGTCTGCATCCGCTGGTACGGCGGCACGAAGCTCGGCACCGGCGGCTTGGTGCGCGCCTACACCGAGGGCGTCCAGGGCGCCCTGGCCGCGGCCGATGCCGCAGGCTGCTGGGAGGAGGTCCGCGTCCTCCGCACCGGCGAGATCCGCGTGCCCGCCGCCCAGGCCCACCTTCCCTTCGCCCTGCTGGGCGCCTTCCCCGCCGCCCTCGTCCTGGAGCAGACCTTCGAGGGCGAGGGGGCCGTGGTGCGCTTTGAATGCCCTCCGGACCTGGTTCCCGCCCTGGATCACGCCTGGCAGGAACGCAGCCGGGGCGGGACGATCGCCTGGGTCTGA
- a CDS encoding formate--tetrahydrofolate ligase → MDTVARPFSPTVLQRRTPVPSDLDIAQAATLKPIGQVAAELGLREDELELYGPTKAKVRLEVLERLRDRPDGRYIDVTAITPTPLGEGKTTTTVGLSQALGAHLGQRVATCIRQPSQGPTFGIKGGAAGGGYSQVIPMEDFNLHLTGDIHAITAAHNLCAAAIDARILHEAGASDEQLFERIFPKGKSGRKFPRSLQLRCAKLGVTKGNPEDFTPEERRCVCRLDLDPAALTWRRVLDTSDRFLRGVTVGLGEEEQGFARTTGFDIAVASEIMAVLALATSLQDMRHRLGAMVVGLNRKGEAVTAEDLGVAGAMTVLMKDALKPTLMQTLEGTPVFVHAGPFANIAHGNSSILADRIALKLADYVITESGFGADMGMEKFFDIKCRVSGLVPDAVVLVATVRALKMHGGGPKVVAGKPLDAVYVEENLELLRQGLPNLLHHIRIARKFGIPVVVAVNGFATDSPAELDLVRRASLESGAEDAVVCQNWALGGEGALDLAKAVMRVCDRPSNFRFLYDLDEPIKQKIETIAREIYGADGVDYSPEAEARIEAYTRLGYDRLPICMAKTHLSLSHDPTLKGAPTGFRIPVRDIRASVGAGFLYPLLGKMATMPGLPTRPGFYDVDIELETGRVVGLF, encoded by the coding sequence ATGGATACCGTCGCGCGGCCCTTCTCACCCACGGTCCTGCAGCGCAGGACCCCGGTACCCTCGGATCTGGACATCGCCCAGGCGGCCACCCTCAAGCCCATCGGGCAGGTGGCGGCGGAGCTGGGATTGCGCGAGGACGAGCTCGAGCTCTATGGCCCCACCAAGGCGAAGGTCCGGCTGGAGGTGCTGGAGCGCCTGCGGGACCGTCCGGATGGCCGTTACATCGATGTCACCGCCATCACGCCCACGCCCCTGGGCGAAGGCAAGACCACCACCACCGTGGGCCTCAGCCAGGCCCTGGGCGCCCATCTGGGCCAGCGCGTGGCCACCTGCATCCGCCAGCCCAGCCAGGGCCCCACCTTCGGCATCAAGGGCGGCGCGGCCGGGGGCGGCTACAGCCAGGTGATCCCCATGGAGGACTTCAACCTCCACCTCACAGGGGACATCCACGCCATCACCGCGGCCCACAACCTCTGCGCGGCCGCCATCGACGCCCGCATCCTGCACGAGGCGGGCGCTTCGGACGAACAGCTGTTCGAGCGGATTTTCCCGAAAGGGAAATCCGGGAGGAAGTTCCCCCGGTCGCTGCAGCTGCGTTGCGCGAAGCTCGGCGTCACGAAGGGGAATCCAGAGGACTTCACGCCCGAGGAGCGGCGCTGCGTCTGCCGCCTGGACCTCGATCCGGCCGCCCTCACCTGGCGCCGCGTCCTGGATACCAGCGACCGCTTCCTCCGCGGCGTCACGGTGGGCCTGGGCGAGGAGGAACAGGGCTTCGCGCGGACGACGGGCTTCGACATCGCCGTGGCCAGCGAGATCATGGCCGTGCTGGCGCTGGCCACCAGCCTCCAGGACATGCGGCACCGTCTGGGGGCCATGGTGGTGGGCCTCAACCGGAAGGGGGAGGCCGTCACGGCCGAGGACCTCGGCGTGGCCGGTGCCATGACCGTGCTGATGAAGGACGCGCTCAAACCCACCCTGATGCAGACGCTCGAAGGCACGCCCGTCTTCGTCCACGCGGGGCCCTTCGCCAACATCGCCCACGGCAACAGCTCCATCCTGGCGGATCGGATCGCCCTCAAGCTGGCCGACTATGTGATCACGGAGTCCGGCTTCGGGGCGGACATGGGCATGGAGAAGTTCTTCGACATCAAGTGCCGCGTGTCGGGCCTGGTGCCGGATGCCGTGGTGCTGGTGGCCACGGTGCGCGCCCTCAAGATGCACGGCGGCGGCCCCAAGGTCGTGGCCGGGAAGCCCCTGGATGCGGTCTATGTGGAGGAGAATCTGGAGCTCCTCCGGCAGGGCCTGCCGAACCTGCTCCACCACATCCGCATCGCCCGGAAGTTCGGCATCCCCGTGGTGGTGGCGGTCAACGGCTTCGCCACGGACAGCCCCGCCGAGCTGGACCTGGTGCGCCGGGCCTCGCTGGAAAGCGGCGCCGAGGATGCCGTGGTCTGCCAGAACTGGGCCCTGGGCGGGGAGGGGGCGCTGGATCTGGCGAAGGCGGTCATGCGCGTCTGCGACCGGCCGTCGAATTTCCGGTTCCTCTACGACCTGGACGAGCCCATCAAGCAGAAGATCGAGACCATCGCCCGCGAGATCTACGGCGCTGACGGCGTGGACTACTCGCCCGAGGCCGAAGCCCGCATCGAGGCCTACACCCGCCTCGGCTACGACCGGCTCCCCATCTGCATGGCCAAGACCCACCTGAGCCTGAGCCATGACCCCACGCTGAAGGGCGCTCCCACCGGCTTCCGCATTCCCGTGCGCGACATCCGGGCCAGCGTCGGGGCGGGCTTCCTCTATCCCCTGCTCGGCAAGATGGCCACCATGCCGGGCCTGCCCACGAGACCCGGGTTCTACGATGTGGACATCGAGCTGGAGACGGGCAGGGTGGTGGGGTTGTTCTGA
- a CDS encoding bifunctional metallophosphatase/5'-nucleotidase: MDRRDFLASLGAAAAASQVSPLRASMGAAEGPAAGRVTLLHTNDTHSRIEPFGPGNGAISGKGGMARRATLVRQLRQELGAVLLLDAGDTFQGTPYFNRYKGRLDYQLMRMVGYDAGTLGNHDFDNGVAMLVEAMESMEQLKHANPPFAFVNCNFDCKGAPALEKRLRPYLVRKFPGLKVGITGVGVAFAGLVAPKNHEGIVWKDPYESLKPVVKRLREVEKVDLVVVLSHLGYSNKDSAHDDLRLPGAVAGIDAVIGGHSHTFLETPTKLPQAQGETLVFQVGFGGVNLGRMDFAVTRGSVRAASGAAMPVVG; the protein is encoded by the coding sequence ATGGATCGCCGCGATTTCCTAGCCTCCCTCGGCGCCGCCGCTGCCGCCTCCCAGGTGTCCCCCCTGCGGGCCTCGATGGGGGCTGCCGAAGGGCCCGCCGCCGGCCGCGTCACCTTGCTCCACACCAACGACACCCACTCCCGCATCGAGCCTTTCGGGCCGGGCAATGGCGCCATCAGCGGCAAGGGCGGCATGGCCCGCCGGGCCACCCTCGTACGGCAGCTGCGCCAGGAGCTGGGGGCCGTGCTGCTCCTGGACGCCGGCGACACCTTCCAGGGCACACCCTACTTCAACCGCTACAAAGGCCGCCTGGACTACCAGCTCATGCGCATGGTGGGCTACGACGCGGGCACCTTGGGCAACCACGATTTCGACAACGGCGTGGCGATGCTGGTGGAGGCCATGGAATCCATGGAGCAGCTCAAGCACGCCAACCCGCCCTTCGCCTTCGTCAACTGCAACTTCGACTGCAAGGGCGCCCCCGCCCTCGAGAAGCGCCTCCGGCCCTACCTCGTCCGCAAGTTCCCGGGGCTGAAGGTGGGCATCACCGGCGTGGGCGTGGCCTTCGCGGGCCTGGTGGCCCCCAAGAACCATGAAGGGATCGTCTGGAAGGACCCCTACGAGAGCCTGAAGCCCGTGGTGAAGCGGCTGCGCGAGGTCGAGAAGGTGGATCTGGTGGTGGTGCTCTCCCACCTGGGCTACAGCAACAAGGATTCCGCCCACGACGACCTGCGCCTGCCCGGCGCGGTGGCGGGCATCGACGCCGTGATCGGCGGCCACAGCCACACCTTCCTGGAAACCCCCACCAAGCTTCCCCAGGCCCAGGGGGAGACCCTCGTGTTCCAGGTGGGTTTCGGCGGCGTGAACCTGGGACGCATGGACTTTGCCGTGACCCGCGGCAGTGTCAGGGCCGCCTCTGGAGCTGCCATGCCGGTGGTGGGCTGA
- a CDS encoding NADP-dependent isocitrate dehydrogenase codes for MTTQKIIWTDIDEAPALATYSLLPIIQAFTKGTGIAVETSDISLAGRILANFPEHLTESQRIPDNLAQLGALALKPEANIIKLPNISASIPQLIAAIKELQSQGYQIPDYPEQPTEEVEKAIQTRYAKVLGSAVNPVLREGNSDRRAPLSVKNFAKKHPHKMSPWSPESKARVAHMTTGDFFGSETSTTLAKATTARIEFVGADGAVKVLKEKLPLQAGEVLDASVMNVRSLRAFYAEQIDAAKRDGLLLSLHLKATMMKISDPVMFGHAVSVFYQPVFEKHNATLRELGVNTANGLGDVYAKIQTLPEARRAEIEADIQAVYATHPALAMVDSDKGITNLHVPNDIIVDASMPVVVRDAGKMWGADGKLHDTLAMIPDRCYATMYKTVIEDCQKHGAFDPATIGSVPNVGLMAQKAEEYGSHDKTFFAPAAGTIRIVDESGATLLSQKVEEGDIFRGCQAKDAPIQDWVKLAVTRARLTGAPAIFWLDKARAHDAQMIAKVEAYLKNHDTKGLDIRILPPDEAMKVSCERIRKGLDTISVTGNVLRDYLTDLFPIIELGTSAKMLSIVPLLGGGGLFETGAGGSAPKHVQQFQKEGYLRWDSLGEFSAFCASLEHLANTFKNAKAAVLAETLDQAIAKFLDNDKSPARKVGQIDNRGSHFYLALYWAQALAAQARDTELQARFSKVAQQLGANEAKINEELIGAQGKPVDMGGYYHPDRAKTGAAMRPSATLNAIIDGM; via the coding sequence ATGACCACCCAGAAGATCATCTGGACTGACATCGACGAAGCCCCGGCGCTGGCGACCTACTCCCTGCTTCCCATCATCCAGGCCTTCACCAAGGGCACGGGCATCGCCGTCGAGACCTCGGACATCTCCCTGGCCGGCCGCATCCTCGCCAACTTCCCCGAGCACCTCACCGAATCCCAGCGCATCCCCGACAACCTGGCCCAGCTGGGCGCCCTGGCACTGAAGCCGGAAGCCAACATCATCAAGCTTCCCAACATCAGCGCCTCCATCCCCCAGCTGATCGCCGCCATCAAGGAGCTGCAGTCCCAGGGCTACCAGATCCCCGACTACCCCGAGCAGCCCACGGAGGAAGTGGAGAAGGCCATCCAGACCCGCTATGCCAAGGTGCTGGGCAGCGCGGTGAACCCCGTGCTGCGCGAAGGCAACTCCGACCGCCGCGCCCCCCTCTCCGTGAAGAACTTCGCCAAGAAGCACCCGCACAAGATGAGCCCCTGGAGCCCCGAGTCCAAGGCCCGCGTGGCCCACATGACCACCGGCGACTTCTTCGGCAGCGAGACCTCGACCACCCTCGCCAAGGCCACGACGGCCCGCATCGAGTTCGTGGGCGCGGATGGTGCCGTGAAGGTGCTGAAGGAGAAGCTGCCTCTGCAGGCCGGGGAGGTGCTCGACGCCTCCGTCATGAATGTCAGATCCCTCCGGGCCTTTTACGCGGAGCAGATCGACGCGGCCAAGCGGGACGGCCTGCTGCTCTCCCTGCACCTGAAGGCCACCATGATGAAGATCTCCGATCCCGTCATGTTCGGCCACGCCGTGTCCGTCTTCTACCAGCCGGTCTTCGAGAAGCACAACGCCACCCTGCGGGAGCTGGGCGTGAACACCGCCAACGGACTGGGCGATGTCTACGCCAAGATCCAGACCCTGCCCGAAGCCCGCCGCGCGGAGATCGAGGCGGACATCCAGGCGGTCTACGCCACCCACCCGGCCCTGGCCATGGTGGATTCCGACAAGGGGATCACGAACCTGCATGTGCCCAACGACATCATCGTGGATGCCTCCATGCCCGTGGTGGTGCGCGATGCGGGCAAGATGTGGGGCGCCGACGGCAAGCTCCACGACACCCTGGCCATGATTCCGGACCGCTGCTACGCCACGATGTACAAGACCGTCATCGAGGACTGCCAGAAGCACGGCGCCTTCGATCCCGCCACCATCGGCAGCGTGCCGAATGTGGGTCTCATGGCGCAGAAGGCCGAGGAGTACGGCTCCCACGACAAGACCTTCTTCGCTCCGGCCGCCGGGACCATCCGCATCGTGGACGAGTCCGGCGCCACCCTGCTCTCCCAGAAGGTGGAGGAGGGCGACATCTTCCGGGGCTGCCAGGCCAAGGACGCCCCCATCCAGGACTGGGTCAAGCTGGCCGTCACCCGCGCCCGCCTGACCGGCGCCCCCGCCATCTTCTGGCTGGACAAGGCCCGCGCCCACGACGCCCAGATGATCGCCAAGGTCGAGGCCTACCTCAAGAACCACGACACCAAGGGGCTGGACATCCGCATCCTGCCTCCGGACGAGGCCATGAAGGTCTCCTGCGAGCGCATCCGCAAGGGCCTCGACACCATCTCCGTCACGGGCAATGTCCTGCGCGACTACCTCACGGACCTCTTCCCCATCATCGAGCTGGGCACCAGCGCCAAGATGCTCTCCATCGTGCCCCTGCTGGGCGGTGGCGGCCTCTTCGAAACCGGTGCCGGCGGTTCCGCCCCCAAGCATGTCCAGCAGTTCCAGAAGGAGGGCTACCTCCGCTGGGATTCGCTGGGCGAGTTCTCCGCCTTCTGCGCCTCCCTGGAGCACTTGGCCAACACCTTCAAGAACGCCAAGGCCGCCGTGCTGGCGGAAACGCTGGACCAGGCCATCGCCAAGTTCCTCGACAACGACAAGTCCCCGGCCCGCAAGGTCGGCCAGATCGACAACCGGGGCAGCCACTTCTACCTGGCCCTGTACTGGGCCCAGGCGCTGGCCGCTCAGGCCCGGGACACCGAGCTCCAGGCCCGGTTCTCAAAGGTGGCCCAGCAGCTCGGCGCCAACGAGGCGAAGATCAACGAGGAGCTGATCGGAGCCCAGGGCAAGCCCGTGGACATGGGCGGCTACTACCACCCCGACCGCGCCAAGACGGGTGCGGCGATGCGTCCCAGCGCCACCTTGAACGCGATCATCGACGGCATGTAA
- a CDS encoding S41 family peptidase: MAHAPTFISLFLAASLLAEVPAPPPKAANAAVDAAFIRTTLAALQDALGREYFDPSVAAKVAEGLGKRLAEGRYLKAAGIEALAGALTEDLYAMTKDKHLQVTPAVEAPVGLAGVASADATPREVAARRINFGIQRMEILPGNVGYLQFTAFYRPDEAREAIASAMALLRHTDALILDLRDNGGGSSGTLALLASYFYETQGLPLFEVVPRPPAKVVKFTTVTTTLPDRNQQRPTYVLVSGNTWSAGEGLACLLQDRHRAEVIGETTPGAGNQARTHRLNARLEVTIPNGIVRTAIRQQSWEGTGVVPDIPAKAPDALRLAHMRALQNLLKTTPSGTWRDALEKHLALLMNG; encoded by the coding sequence ATGGCTCATGCGCCGACATTCATTAGCCTGTTTCTGGCCGCAAGCTTGCTCGCCGAAGTACCTGCGCCGCCACCCAAGGCCGCTAATGCAGCCGTCGATGCCGCGTTCATTCGAACGACCCTAGCGGCCCTTCAGGACGCCCTGGGTCGCGAGTATTTTGATCCATCCGTGGCGGCCAAGGTTGCGGAAGGCCTGGGGAAGCGGCTTGCCGAAGGTCGCTACCTGAAAGCTGCGGGAATCGAGGCGTTGGCTGGCGCCCTGACAGAGGATCTCTATGCCATGACGAAGGACAAGCACCTCCAGGTGACGCCTGCTGTGGAAGCACCCGTCGGCCTTGCCGGTGTGGCCTCAGCCGATGCCACACCACGCGAGGTGGCTGCGCGGAGAATCAACTTCGGTATCCAACGCATGGAAATCCTTCCGGGGAATGTTGGATACCTCCAGTTCACGGCCTTCTACCGTCCTGACGAGGCTCGCGAAGCTATCGCCTCCGCCATGGCCCTCCTACGCCACACCGATGCGCTCATCCTCGACCTGCGCGACAACGGCGGCGGCTCATCAGGAACCCTTGCATTGCTGGCGAGCTACTTCTACGAGACCCAGGGCCTCCCGCTCTTCGAAGTGGTTCCGAGACCACCCGCGAAGGTCGTCAAATTCACGACCGTAACCACGACGCTGCCGGACCGGAATCAGCAAAGACCGACCTATGTGCTGGTTTCTGGAAACACCTGGTCGGCCGGTGAGGGGCTCGCATGTCTCCTTCAGGACCGCCATCGGGCCGAGGTTATTGGCGAAACAACCCCTGGGGCGGGGAACCAAGCGCGGACGCACCGTCTCAACGCCCGGCTGGAAGTGACCATTCCGAACGGGATCGTCCGCACGGCCATTCGACAGCAGAGCTGGGAGGGTACCGGCGTGGTCCCTGACATTCCGGCCAAGGCCCCGGATGCGCTGCGCCTTGCCCACATGCGTGCGCTTCAGAACCTGTTGAAAACCACCCCCAGTGGGACCTGGCGCGATGCCCTTGAGAAGCACCTGGCCTTGCTCATGAACGGATGA